The genomic segment cagccgtatatatccccccaagcagacacatcgatggctctgaacaaactttatttaactctctgcaaactggaaacgatttatccggaagctgcattcattgtagctggggattttaacaaggctaatctgaaaacaagactccctaaattttatcagcatatcgattgcgcaaccaggggtggaaagaccctggatcattgttactctaacttccgcgacgcatataaggccctgccccgccccctttcggaaaagctgaccacgactccattttgttgatccctgcctacagacagaaactaaaacaagaagctcccacgctgaggtctgtccaacgctggtccgaccaagctgactccacactccagactgcttccatcacgtggactgggagatgtttcgtattgcgtcagacaacaacattgacgaatacgctgatacggtgtgcgagttcattagaacgtgcgttgaagatgtcgttcccatagcaacgattaaaacattccctaaccagaaaccgtggattgatggcagcattcgtgtgaaactgaaggcacgaaccactgcttttaatcagggcaaggtgtctggtaacatgactgaatacaaacagtgcagctattccctctgcaaggctatcaaacaagctaagcgccagtacagagacaaagtagaatctcaattcaacggctcagacacaagaggtatgtggcagggtctacagtcaatcacggactacaggaagaaacccagcccagtcacggaccaggatgtcttgctcccaggcagactaaataactttttgcccgctttgaggacaatacagtgccactgacacggcctgcaacggaaacatgcggtctctccttcactgcagccgaagtgagtaagacatttaaacgtgttaaccctcgcaaggctgcaggcccagacggcatccccagccgcgccctcagagcatgcgcagaccagctggccggtgtgtttacggacatattcaatcaatccctataccagtctgctgttcccacatgcttcaagagggccaccattgttcctgttcccaagaaagctaaggtaactgagctaaacgactaccgcccgtagcactcacatccgtcatcatgaagtgctttgagagactagtcaaggaccatatcacctccaccctacctgacacccttgacccactccaatttgcttaccgcccaaataggtccacagacgatgcaatctcaaccacactgcacactgccctaacccatctggacaagaggaatacctatgtgagaatgctgttcatcgactacagctcggcattcaacaccatagtaccctccaagctcgtcatcaagctcgagaccctgggtctcgaccccgccctgtgcaactgggtactggacttcctgacgggccgcccccaggtggtgagggtaggcaacaacatctcctccccgctgatcctcaacactggggccccacaagggtgcgttctgagccctctcctgtactccctgttcacccacgactgcgtggccatgcacgcctccaactcaatcatcaagtttgcggacgacacaacagtggtaggcttgattaccaacaacgacgagacggcctacagggaggaggtgagggccctcggagtgtggtgtcaggaaaataacctcacactcaacgtcaacaaaactaaggagatgattgtggacttcaggaaacagcagagggaacacccccatccacatcgatggaacagtagtggagagggtagcaagttttaagttcctcggcatacacatcacagacaaactgaattggtccactcacacagacagcatcgtgaggaaggcgcagcagcgcctcttcaacctcaggaggctgaagaaattcggcttgtcaccaaaagcactcacaaacttctacagatgcacaatcgagagcatcctggcgggctgtatcaccgcctggtatggcaactgcaccgccctcaaccgtaaggctctccagagggtagtgaggtctgcacaacgcatcaccggggcaaactacctgccctccaggacacctacaccacccgatgctacaggaaggccataaagatcatcaaggacatcaaccacccgagccactgcctgttcaccccgctgtcatccagaaggcgaggtcagtacaggtgcatcaaagctgggaccgagagactgaaaaacagcttctatctcaaggccatcagactgttaaacagccaccactaacattgagtggctactgccaacacactgtcaatgacactgactctactccagccactttaatcatgggaattgatgggaaatgatgtaaatatatcactagccactttaaacaatgctaccttatataatgttacttaccctacattgttcatctcatatgcatacgttgatactgtactctatatcatcgactgcatccttatgtaatacatgtatcactagccactttaactatgccacttggtttacatacttatctcatatgtatatactgtactcgatatcatctactgtatcttgcctatgctgctctgtaccatcactcattcatatatccttatgtacatattctttatccccttacactgtgtataagacagtagtttttttttgaattgttagttagattacttgttggttattactgcattgtcggaactagaagcacaagcatttcgctacactcgcattaacatctgctaaccaagtgtatgtgacaaataaaatttgatttgattttgatttgaatgttccaacatctagtggaaagccttcccagaagagtggaggctattatagcagcaatgttccaacatctagtggaaagccttccctgaagagtggaggctgttatagcagcaatgttccaacatctagtggaaagccttcccagaagagtggaggctgttatagcagcaatgttccaacatctagtggaaagccttcccagaagagtggaggctgttatagcagcaatgttccaacatctagtggaaagccttcccagaagagtagaggctgttatagcagcaatgttccaacatctagtggaaagccttcccagaagagtggaggctattatagcagcaatgttccaacatctagtggaaagccttcccagaagagtggaggctgttatagcagcaatgttccaacatctagtggaaagccttcccagaagagtggaggctgttatagcagcaatgttccaacatctagtggaaagccttcccagaagagaggaggctgttatagcagcaatgttccaacttctagtggaaagccttcccagaagagtggaggctgttatagcagcaatgttccaacatctagtagaaagccttcccagaagagtggaggctgttatagcagcaaggggggaaccaactacatattaatgcccatgattttggaatgagatgttggacgagttTCAATCACTTGGACCAGAGTTCTGAGATGAGGGTTTTATCTATAGCAGCAAGGGACATTTTCATTTTTCACATTCTCCAACTGTATTCATCTAGAAAATGTAATCACATTCTCCAACTGTATTCATCTAGAAAATGTAATCACATTTTTTAATCGGTCACAATGCTGACGTACGTACAAACTGGCATGCTTAGGGATGCAGGCAGAcaggcctctctcactctctctctctctctctctctgtctctcactctctctctctctctctctctctctctctctctctctctctctctctctctcactctctctctcactctctctctctctctctcactctctctctctctctcactctctcactctctctcactctctctctcactctctctctctctctctctctctctctctctctctctctctctctctctctctctctgtctctctctctgttctctgtctccctctgtctctctctctgttctctctctcactcagtctctctctcactcagtctctctctcactctctcacccagGCTGGAAGTTGGAGCTGAAGGCAGAGGCAAAGCCAGGTAGAACGGGAGAGGAGGACGGAACTCCTGCTGCCACGGCCGCCGCCGAATGGAGAGGGGCTACGGTTGCTACGGACACCCCGGCACCCATGAAGGAAGACAGGACGGGGCTCCCCGCCCCAGGTCCTCCTGAACCTCCAAATCCTGAGAACCCCCCTGGACTGGGCCCTGGAACCAACCCCGGGAAGATAGATGGGGTGGTGGTCAGACCCATCCCAAAGGGAGAGGCTCCGCTTGTGGCTACGCTGTGAGACAGGCCTGGGTAGGCCATGGAGGTCTGGGGGTGGGAGGTGGGGgtcatggaggacagagaggaggatggagggaagggtgaagaggaggacagggaggaggggaagggggagaggccGGGGTAGTGAGGGGGAGCCGGGCTGGAGGAGAGGGCCTGGAGGCTGGCCATAGCAGCAGGGCTGGGTAGGGAGCCctggggagaagaagaggggtgGGACAGACCCAGGGAGCGGGCTAAGGCCGCTGATCCGCCAGGCATCACCAGAGAGCTGAGGGAGGGAGTCCCCGCACGTGAAGGGCCTTTAAAGGCAGAGGGGACTGGGCTGTTACTGCCACTGCCTGTCCCCCCTCCTGTTCTAGCCAGTGGGCCGCGGTGCTGCTCACTGTAGAAGGATGCTTGGGCCTGGCCggacagggctggggagggcttGGGGCTGGGggccgaggaggaggagggaggatagctGCGGATCACCGACCCAGACGGGGTGGTCTGGTAAGCGGGCAGGCCAGGGAAGGCAGGGCCTGTCTGGGGGTTGTACTGCGGAAGGCCCATGGAGGTACCCtgagggagggggtcagggaggGGGTCCTTGGAGTAGGGGTGTCTGACCGAGAGGCACCAGcatggaagggagagggggagaatgccCCTGGGTGGTGGGGACCTGGGGTGCCACAGGGGGTAGCTGAGGGGTGTGGGCCTTAATGACGgagggggtggtgggggcagATGGGGGAACCGGATGGGAGGGGACCCCCTTTGatgacggagggagagggggcgggggagggagagggggctaGAGGGTTCTGGGAGGGGACCTTACCAGGGAACACAGGGGTGATGGGGGTGGTGGGagtggggtgagagggggagggcaCGGGAGGGACTGTGGGGGAGccgaggggagatgggagggctGTGGAGTTGACACCTGTGACAGGGTGCTGTTGTTGATTGGCAGGTCTGGCGTAGCCTGGAGACAGAGTAAGACATCAAGATTAAtaacacagttagcctggtacccGATATTTGTTTTTGTGCCAACATTCCACTCCGTGGTATGGATTTCAAGCAACAAGacaactagcctggtcccagatgtgtttgACAATGACAGCAATTGGAGTcggcaagacaacacaaacagatctgggaccaggctagaagacAACTCCTAACAGTAGGCTATCATGTTCCATTTTCTTTTAACTATATTTCTTGTGCAttaaaagtgagagagagtgtgagcaaGCAGCAAGCAGCCAGAACGCTAGCAACCGTAGCCTAGCAACCCCCCTTCAGCCAGCAAGCCAGAACACTAGCAACCGTAGCCTAGCAACACACCCTTCAGCCAGCAAGCCATAACCACAGGGGACAGTGACGTGAGACCCTAGTCAGAAGtaattcactatatagggaatagggagacaTTTGGGACCTCTATTTTttatagggccctataaaatacGCCTTGTGGAGAACGAGGACTGAATCACAGAATCCAgaccaacaaaaaaaatgaattgagactcggccttgtctcaggatggtaagttggtggttgaagatatccctctagtggtgtgggggctgtgctttggcaaagtgggtggggttatatccttcctgtttggccctgtccgggggtatcatcggatggggccacagtgtctcctgacccttcctgtctcagcctccagtgtttatgctgcagtagtttatgtgtcggggggctagggtcagtctgttatatctggagtacttctcctgtcctatccggtgtcctgtgtgaatttaagtatgctctctctaattctctctttctttctttctccccccccgaggacctgagccctaggaccatgcctcaggactacctggcatgatgactccttgatgtccccagtccacctggccgtgctgctgctccagtttcaactgttctgcctgcggctatggaaccctgagctgttcaccggacgtgctacctgtcccagacctgctgttttcaactctctagagacagcaggagtggtagagatactctcaatgatcggctatgaaaatccaactgacatttactcctgaggtgctgacttgctgcaccctcgacaattactgtgattattattatttgaccatgctggtcatttatgaacatttgaacatcttggccatgttctgttataatctccacccggcacagccagaagaggactggccaccccacatagcctggttcctctctaggtttcttcctaggttctggcctttctagggagttgttcctagccaccgtgcttctacacctgcattgcttgctgtttggggttttaggctgggtttctgtacagcactttgagatatcagctgatgtaagaagggctttataaataaatttgattaaaAATGCATTGAACTAAGTAGGAAATCAACTGAATGTATTGAACTAAGCAGGAAACCAACTAGACCTATTGAACTAAGCAGGAAACCAACTAGACCTATTGAACTATCAAATGGAATCAGTCaaattttttaaaatgattttaaaAGGGCCCTACCTTTAAAGGGCCCTACCTTTATTAAAGGGCCCTACCTTTATTAAAGGGCCCTAactttaaagggccctacctTTACCTTTATTAAAGGGCCCTACCTTTAAAGGGCCCTACCTTTATTAAAGGGCCCTACCTTTATTAAAGGGCCCTACCTTTAAAGGGCCCTACCTTTATTAAAGGGCCCTACCTTTATTAAAGGGCCCTACCTTTAAAGGGCCCTACCTTTATTAAAGGGCCCTACCTTTAAAGGGCCCTACCTTTATTAAAGGGCCCTACCTTTAAAGGGCCCTACCTTTATTAAAGGGCCCTACCTTTATTAAAGGGCCCTACCTTTAAAGGGCCCTACCTTTATTAAAGGGCCCTACCTTTAAAGGGCCCTACCTTTATTAAAGGGCCCTACCTTTAAAGGGCCCTACCTTTAAAGGGCCCTACCTTAATTAAAGGGCCCTACCTTAATTAAAGGGCCCTACCTTTATTAAAGGGCCCTACCTTTATTAAAGGGCCCTACCTTTAAAGGGCCCTACCTTTAAAGGGCCCTACCTTTAAAGGGCCCTACCTTTATTAAAGGGCCCTACCTTTAAAGGGCCCTACCTTACTGAGATGAATCAGAGGTGTTGTGATCTAGGAACCAGTCAACCGTAAAACAAGCATACCTCTCAAATGGACCCATGAtaccatggggctctggtctaaagtagtgcactacatagagaatagggtgccatagggctctggtctaaagtagtgcactatatagggaatagggtgtccatagggctctggtctaaagtagtgcactacatagggaatagggtgccatagggctctggtctaaagtagtgcactatatagggaatagggttccatagggctctggtctatagtagtgtactatatagggaatagggttccatagggctctggtctaaagtagtgcactacatagggaatagggttccatagggctctggtctatagtagtgcactacatagggaatagggtgccatagggctctggtctaaagtagggcactatatagggaatagggtgccataggatctggtctaaagtagtgcactatatagggaatagggtgccataggatctggtctaaagtagtgcactatatagggaatagggttccatttgggacacatactgATGAGTAATGTGTAATCTAGTTTGTTATGATTATTTACTtagaacaggaaacaggaaacagagaggtgaggtctaagacactgtgtCAGCTAGTTGACCAATAACCTTCTATtagaacaggaaacaggaaacagagaggtgaggtctaagacactgtgtCAGCTAGTTGACCAATAACCTTCTATtagaacaggaaacaggaaacagagaggtgaggtctaagacactgtgtCAGCTAGTTGACCAATAACCTTCTATTAGAACAGGAAACAGAGAGgtgaggtctaagacactgtgtCAACTAGTTAACCAATAACCTTCTATTAGAACAGGAAACAGAGAGgtgaggtctaagacactgtgtCAGCTGGTTAACCAATAACCTTCTATTAGAACAGGAAACAGAGAGgtgaggtctaagacactgtgtCAACTAGTTAACCAATAACCTTCTATtagaacaggaaacaggaaacagggaggtgaggtctaagacactgtgtCAGCTAGTTAACCAATAACCTTCTATtagaacaggaaacaggaaacagaggtgaggtctaagacactgtgaACTAGTTAACCAATAACCTTCTATtagaacaggaaacaggaaacagagaggtgaggtctaagacactgtgtCAGCTGGTTAACCAATAACCTTCTATTAGGACAGGAAACAGAGAGGTGAGGTCTCAGACACTGTGTCAACTGGTTATTTCTCACTCTACCTAGTACAGTTTAGTGGCGGTGAAACTGGTAGCCATAGAGATGATTGGGATATAGACAGACAGATCCAAGGATAGCTAGCTTCCTCTGAGAAGGGCAGGTAAGCCAGGAGGTTAGGCAGCAAGCTAAGAGAGATGCTCATTCTCACAGACAGAAAagactttctctctgtctcacacaccccCAAGTCCCCTGGTCGTACCTGTGGGCTTGGTGCTGGCGCTGTAGGGTGGGGGGAGAACGCTGGTCGTTATGACCCCGCCCACTGATACCAGCCCTGCGTTGTTGTACCTACCTGAGACGCATGGTAACACATTAACActgctacacagacacagacacacagacacagacacagacacagacacacacacacacaccctactgaACCATGCCAAGTCTGCAGTCTGAACTCAGAGCATAGTGAGAGGAACAGAATTAAAAACGctaccactctctcttccctttcctgaTCTCTCTCGTTATCTGTCACAGAAGAGGCACTGAGGTGAGGAGGTCCTCGTTTAAAGGGCAAGAACAGACCAATAGGAACGTTGTCAGCGAGTGGTCGTCCAATCACCTCTCACCACATTTTCTGTTCTTTTCCCGACAATTTTATTTGTTTCTATTGTTGGTCAACACCCAGCAGAGGTGATCTACTGCACACGGTCAATGTAGGTGGTCTGTGTTATGGTCTGTGTTTAGTATTCAGGTGATCTACTGCACCCGGTCAATGTAGgtggtctgtgttctgtgtttagtATTCAGGTGATCTACTGCACACGGTCAATGTAGGTGGTCTGTGTTTAGTATTCAGGTGATCTACTGCACACGGTCAATGTAGGTGGTCTGTGTTTAGTATTCAGGTGGTCTGTGTTTAGTATTCAGGTGGTCTGTGGTTAGTATTAAGGTGGTCTGTGTTTAGTATTAAGGTGGTCTGTGTTTAGTATTCAGGTGGTCTGTGTTTAGTATTAAGGTGGTCTGTGTTTAGTATTCAGGTGGTCTGTGTTTAGTATTCAGGTGGTCTGTGGTTAGTATTAAGGTGGTCTGTGTTTAGTATTAGGTGGTCTGTGTTTAGTATTCAGGTGGTCTGTGTTTAGTATTAAGGTGGTCTGTGTTTAGTATTAAGGTGGTCTGTGTTTAGTATTCAGGTGGTCTGTGTTATGGTAGGTGTTTAGTATTAAGGTGGTCTGTGTTTAGTATTCAGGTGGTCTGTGTTTAGTATTCAGGTGGTCTGTGTTTAGTATTCAGGTGGTCTGTGTTCAGTATTAAGGTGGTCTGTGTTTAGTATTCAGGTGGTCTGTGTTATGGTAGGTGTTTAGTATTAAGGTGGTCTGTATTTAGTATTCAGGTGGTCTGTGTTCAGTATTAAGGTGGTCTGTATTTAGTATTCAGGTGGTCTGTGTTTAGTATTCAGGTGGTCTGTATTTAGTGTTCAGGTGGTCTGTGTTTAGTATTCAGGTGGTCTGTATTTAGTATTCAGGTGGTCTGTGTTTAGTATTCAGGTGGTCTGTGTTTAGTATTCAGGTGGTCTGTGTTTAGTATTCAGGTGGTCTGTGTTTAGTATTAAGGTGGTCTGTGTTTAGTATTAAGGTGGTCTGTGTTTAGTATTCAGGTGGTCTGTGTTATGGTAGGTGTTTAGTATTAAGGTGGTCTGTATTTAGTATTCAGGTGGTCTGTGTTCAGTATTAAGGTGGTCTGTATTTAGTATTCAGGTGGTCTGTGTTTAGTATTCAGGTGGTCTGTATTTAGTATTCAGGTGGTCTGTGTTTAGTATTCAGGTGGTCTGTGTTATGGTAGGTGTTTAGTATTAAGGTGGTCTGTGTTTAGCATTAAGGTGGTCTGTGTTATGGTAGGTATTTAGTATTCAGGTGGTCTGTACTTAGTATTCAGGTGGTCTGTGTTATGGTAGGTGTTTAATATTCAGGTGGTCTGTGTTATGGTAAGTGTTTAGTATTAAGGTGGTCTGCGTTTAGTATTAAGGTGGTCTGTGTTTAGCATTAAGGTGGTCTGTGTTATGGTAGGTGTTTAGTATTAAGGTGGTCTGTGTTTAGTATTAAGGTGGTCTGTGTTTAGTATTAAGGTGGTCTGTGTTTAGCATTAAGGTGGTCTGTGTTATGGTAGGTAGGTCTGTTTTAGTATTAGGTGGTCTGTGTTTAGTATTAAGGTGGTCTGTGTTTAGTATTCAGGTGGTCTGTGTTATAGTATATTTAGGTGGTCTGTGTTTAGTATTAAGGTGGTCTGTGTTTAGTATTAAGGTGGTCTGTGTTATGGTAGGTGTTTAGTATTCAGGTGGTCTGTGTTTAGCATTAAGGTGGTCTGTGTTATGGTAGGTGTTTAGTATTCAGGTGGTCTGTGTTTAGTATTAAGGTGGTCTGTGTTTAGTATTAAGGTGGTCTGTGTTTAGCATTAAGGTGGTCTGTGTTATGGTAGGTGTTTAGTATTAAGGTGGTCTGTGTTTAGTATTAAGGTGGTCTGTGTTTAGTATTAAGGTGGTCTGTGTTATGGTAGGTGTTTAGTATTAAAGTGGTCTGTGTTTAGCATTAAGGTTGTCTGTGTTATGGTAGGTGTTTAGTATTAAGGTGGTCTGTGTTTAGTATTAAGGTGGTCTGTGTTATGGTAGGTGTTTAGTATTAAGGTGGTCTGTGTTTAGTATTAAGGTGGTCTGTGTTATGGTAGGTGTTTAGTATTAAGGTGGTCTGTGTTATGGTAGGTGTTTAGTATTAAGGTGGTCTGTGTTTAGTATTAAGGTGGTCTGTGTTATGGTAGGTGTTTAGTATTAAGGTGGTCTGTGTTATGGTAGGTGTTTAGTATTAAGGTGGTCTGTGTTTAGTATTAAGGTGGTCTGTGTTATGGTAGGTGTTTAGTATTAAGGTGGTCTGTGTTATGGTAGGTGTTTAGTATTAAGGTGGTCTGTGTTTAGTATTAAGGTGGTCTGTGTTATGGTAGGTGTTTAGTATTCAGGTGGTCTGTGTTTAGCATTAAGGTGGTCTGTGTTATGGTAGGTGTTTAGTATTCAGGTGGTCTGTGTTTAGCATTAAGGTGGTCTGTGTTATGGTAGGTGTTTAGTATTCAGGTGGTCTGTGTTATGGTAGGTGTTTAGTATTCAGGTGGTCTGTGTTTAGTATTCAGGTGGTCTGTGTTATGGTAGGTGTTTAGTATTCAGGTGGTCTGTGTTATGGTAGGTGTTTAGTATTAAGGTGGTCTGTGTTATGGTAGGTGTTTAGTATTAAGGTGGTCTGTGTTATGGTAGGTGTTTAGTATTAAGGTGGTCTGTGTTTAGTATTCAGGTGGTCTGTGTTATGGTAGGTGTTTAGTATTCAGGTGGTCTGTGTTATGGTAGGTGTTTAGTATTAAGGTGGTCTGTGTTATGGTAGGTGTTTAGTATTAAGGTGGTCTGTGTTATGGTAGGTGTTTAGTATTCAGGTGGTCTTACTCGGTGCGATGGTGGCGTGAGGTCTGCAGGGGGGAATGGGGTAGGGTACCGGCCGCTGAGGGTTGTAGGACGacggagactggaggagagaggaagaaaaacaaACGTAATGATACTAAATTATTCACTGACCAATCAAAATAATGAATCTGACTCACTGACCAATCAAAATAATGAATCTGACTCACTGACCAATCAAAATAATGAATCTGACTCACTGACCAATCAAAATAATGAATCTGACTCACTGACCAATCAAAATAATGAATCTGACTCACTGACCAATCAAAATAATGAATCTGACTCACTGACCAATCAAAATAATGAATCTGACTCACTGACCAATCAAAATAATGAATCTGACTCACTGACCAATCAAAATAATGAATCTGACTCACTGACCAATCAAAATAATGAATCTGACTCACTGACCAATCAAAATAATGAATCTGACTCACTGGTCAATCAAAATAATGAATCTGACTCACTGGTCAATCAAAATAATGAATCTGACTCACTGACCAATCAAAATAATGAATCTGACTCACTGACCAAATCAAAATAATGAATCTGACTCACTGACCAAATCAAAATAACGAATCTGACTCACTGACCAATCAAAATAATTAATCTGACTCACTGACCAATCAAAATAATGAATCTGACTCACTGACCAATCAAAATAATGAATCTGACTCACTGACCAATCAAAATAATGAATCTGACTCACTGACCAATCAAAATAATGAATCTGACTCACTGACCAATCAAAATAATGAATCTGACTCACTGACCAATCAAAATAATGAATCTGACTCACTGATCAATCAAAATAATGAATCTGACTCACTGACCAATCAAAATAATGAATCTGACTCACTGACCAAATCAAAATAATGAATCTGACTCACTGACCAAATCAAAATAACGAATCTGACTCACTGACCAATCAAAATAATGAATCTGACTCACTGACCAATCAAAATAATGAATCTGACTCACTGACCAATCAAAATAATGAATCTGACTCACTGACCAATCAAAATAATGAATCTGACTCACTGACCAATCAAAATAATGAATCTGACTTCCTGAAGCAGAAAACTAAGTCTCACAGTGGTTTGATTCAACTTTTgtcctttttaaatgtattttaaatttattttacaaACATTTTGTAAATAGATCTTGTGAAAGGTGATCGTTCATGTGTCTTCCCAAATtgtaccatattccctacatagtgagcCCGGGTTAAAAGTAATGCaagggaattagggtgccattttggactcgTTTCAGACTTGTTTTGAAATAAAGAGCTCCACCTAGTGGTTGAGAATGAAAGTACAGCCTGGTCCTTACTGGTTTGAATGGTCCAATGATGCGGGCTGCGATGCCTTTCCCCTCGGTGTTGGCaggggtctcctctccctccttctttgcAGGAGTTCCCTGACAGGAGAAATAGAAAACAAAATGGTT from the Oncorhynchus tshawytscha isolate Ot180627B linkage group LG33, Otsh_v2.0, whole genome shotgun sequence genome contains:
- the proser1 gene encoding proline and serine-rich protein 1 is translated as MDKKSFDIVLDEIRKCVLTDQRIKAIEQVHGYFSSEQVMDMLKYFSWADPQIKAVKALQHKMVAIPTTKVANILNCFTFSKDRLVVLELIALNISDAQNYRPVEDLFRIHLSEKKRARRILEQVCKVGCKAPVAMISSCGMIPGNPYPKGKPSQTTGTFPGTPAKKEGEETPANTEGKGIAARIIGPFKPSPSSYNPQRPVPYPIPPCRPHATIAPSRYNNAGLVSVGGVITTSVLPPPYSASTKPTGYARPANQQQHPVTGVNSTALPSPLGSPTVPPVPSPSHPTPTTPITPVFPGKVPSQNPLAPSPSPAPSPSVIKGGPLPSPTPLSYPLWHPRSPPPRGILPLSLPCWCLSVRHPYSKDPLPDPLPQGTSMGLPQYNPQTGPAFPGLPAYQTTPSGSVIRSYPPSSSSAPSPKPSPALSGQAQASFYSEQHRGPLARTGGGTGSGSNSPVPSAFKGPSRAGTPSLSSLVMPGGSAALARSLGLSHPSSSPQGSLPSPAAMASLQALSSSPAPPHYPGLSPFPSSLSSSSPFPPSSSLSSMTPTSHPQTSMAYPGLSHSVATSGASPFGMGLTTTPSIFPGLVPGPSPGGFSGFGGSGGPGAGSPVLSSFMGAGVSVATVAPLHSAAAVAAGVPSSSPVLPGFASAFSSNFQPGLSSGLQPTGGAAFPGLLSFPGMPGFSPSPSQLHNPAMQSALLQAHSASVLEGYTTYPPGPGNPFQPGLHPSQLGWQ